One genomic window of Terriglobia bacterium includes the following:
- a CDS encoding aconitase family protein, with protein sequence MAVRKVGHVDVFLDAAGFVEAIQLSGRALYLTSDPALLQKQFRGEELKPAPPLSGLYAHVSTDAIIKANPDCYYYDDRLGTLVLRSLGNGGFVEPGDIRNGGFGILFAGDGWGEGSSREVAALALLYAGIGIVFAPSMAPIHRQNLINNGMFPVTDLQLAGRLATRERIGVEELIRGFDELSQKVVRYGGLFRFMEARAQGRESDRPIETPHRPMTIAEKILAGHMQTRHGAVKPGDAGFIQVDAGFSHDYTTAPADAMIRSALGRPPRIKNPASIHTFPDHLTLAGNLPGITSEALAGIKDLREGQRRIAETLGIQFHATASGGSTGICHTVIREEIALPGKVILGTDSHTCSAGALNCLAYGIGNTELACIWEHNEAAGRVPATVRIRLSGRLPASCTAKDVILSLAHEGKLKGTFTGKVMEFGGSGLAGIPFEEQAVLSNMAVECNALTAVMEPSEPMIQYLIERRGLTREAVESMLVYPDPDSEVDEKIELDLGAVETLVALPGHPGNGLPLERVRGTPVDMAYAGSCTAGDMTSIAMYAQVLKGRHVRIPTFIQYGSERVREEAKRRGVHQSLLAAGVRMIEEPGCGACINAGPGGPQKGQTAISATNRNMPGRMGEGDAFLANPYVVAASAVNGYICGPEDLPKE encoded by the coding sequence ATGGCCGTCCGGAAGGTAGGACACGTCGACGTATTCCTTGACGCGGCGGGATTCGTTGAAGCCATTCAGCTCTCCGGCCGCGCCCTGTACCTCACGTCCGATCCCGCACTCCTCCAGAAACAATTTCGCGGTGAGGAACTTAAACCGGCTCCTCCGCTCAGCGGACTCTACGCGCACGTCTCGACCGACGCAATCATCAAAGCGAATCCCGATTGTTACTACTACGATGACCGGCTTGGAACGCTGGTGCTGCGGTCGCTCGGAAACGGCGGATTTGTCGAACCCGGAGATATCCGCAACGGCGGTTTCGGGATACTGTTCGCGGGCGATGGATGGGGTGAAGGTTCATCCCGGGAAGTGGCGGCGCTCGCATTGTTATATGCGGGCATCGGCATCGTGTTCGCTCCCAGCATGGCTCCGATCCATCGCCAGAACCTGATCAACAACGGGATGTTTCCGGTGACGGATCTTCAACTCGCCGGCCGGCTTGCCACGCGCGAGCGCATCGGCGTCGAGGAACTGATCCGCGGTTTCGATGAGCTGTCGCAAAAAGTCGTGCGTTATGGCGGGTTGTTCCGTTTCATGGAAGCCCGGGCGCAGGGCCGTGAAAGCGATCGTCCCATTGAAACGCCGCATCGGCCGATGACCATCGCAGAAAAGATTCTGGCGGGCCACATGCAAACCCGTCACGGCGCAGTCAAGCCCGGCGACGCGGGCTTCATTCAGGTTGACGCCGGTTTTTCCCACGATTACACCACGGCACCGGCGGATGCCATGATCCGGTCGGCGCTGGGGCGCCCTCCGCGCATCAAGAACCCCGCATCGATCCACACCTTTCCAGATCATTTGACCCTCGCCGGCAACCTGCCGGGTATCACCAGCGAAGCGCTCGCCGGAATCAAAGACCTGCGCGAAGGACAGCGGCGCATTGCAGAGACGCTCGGTATCCAGTTTCATGCGACCGCATCCGGCGGCAGCACCGGAATCTGCCATACGGTGATTCGGGAGGAGATCGCTCTGCCCGGCAAGGTCATCCTTGGAACGGATTCCCACACCTGCTCTGCGGGAGCGCTCAACTGCCTGGCTTACGGCATCGGCAATACCGAACTGGCCTGCATCTGGGAGCATAACGAAGCCGCTGGCCGGGTGCCGGCCACGGTTCGAATCCGGCTCAGCGGGAGACTGCCCGCGTCGTGCACCGCCAAAGACGTGATCCTGTCACTCGCGCACGAAGGCAAACTCAAAGGCACATTCACCGGCAAGGTCATGGAGTTCGGGGGATCCGGCCTCGCCGGGATTCCCTTCGAAGAGCAGGCGGTGCTTTCGAACATGGCCGTCGAATGCAATGCCCTGACGGCTGTCATGGAACCGAGCGAGCCCATGATCCAATACCTGATCGAACGCCGCGGGCTGACGCGGGAGGCCGTGGAATCGATGCTGGTCTATCCCGATCCCGATTCGGAGGTGGATGAAAAAATCGAACTGGATCTTGGGGCGGTCGAAACTCTGGTTGCGCTGCCGGGACACCCCGGAAACGGATTGCCGCTGGAACGAGTGCGCGGCACTCCTGTGGATATGGCATATGCCGGCTCCTGCACCGCCGGCGATATGACTTCGATTGCCATGTATGCGCAGGTGTTGAAGGGACGTCACGTCCGCATACCGACATTTATCCAATATGGTTCCGAACGGGTTCGGGAGGAGGCCAAGCGCCGCGGCGTCCACCAGAGCCTTCTGGCCGCCGGCGTCCGTATGATCGAAGAACCGGGCTGCGGCGCCTGCATCAATGCCGGCCCCGGAGGGCCTCAGAAGGGCCAAACTGCTATTTCTGCAACAAACCGAAATATGCCGGGACGCATGGGCGAAGGGGATGCCTTTCTGGCAAACCCTTATGTTGTAGCAGCTTCGGCCGTAAATGGTTATATCTGCGGCCCGGAAGATTTACCTAAAGAGTAA
- a CDS encoding FAD-dependent thymidylate synthase encodes MQEIVDEYRPDFSPGDWSPRDRHFLEAFATNPEGIVSVLRNLPAEITGALCSRASRASGSLLEVLLKEYIYPIVNGDDATLAQELEDTVAFLKEHGFKHILNNQRAQAFYSKWLSQYGDDSIAQVTGTHVLVWGISQVAMKFIEDQRVGLEPIEKSTRYVHFGSKVGGRYLYYIPKPDLIRHDLLADYTATIDHLFDTYVALLPRLHQWLKTNFDEKDSILEKKAFDTLRGLLPMATLGQAAFRGNAQAFEYLINRTAAHPLGELRWFAHEIKTELDKEIPSLLLRVADEKSKEYQKYLNRRYQDVRQALGEVETETAPKAQVRLVEFDPESETRILAGIIFQQTHAGWDDAVRQAKSLSEDARRRLLEAYVCNRSARWQKVGRAFENAYLRFEIVMDIGSYRDLHRHRMMTQERQTFSTFHGYSVPVELQQAGLAPEFEEALTGADRLFRKMDGIDRDLAQYAVPLAYRMRFQQWQNFRQLFWEAELRTVSQGHPDYRFIEQEKYRLVKEKFPLIASFMLVDINEYAIARRGTEEQIAAKEKRLMEKLRERK; translated from the coding sequence ATGCAAGAAATTGTAGATGAATACCGGCCGGATTTCTCCCCTGGTGATTGGTCGCCCCGCGACCGGCATTTCCTGGAAGCGTTTGCGACCAATCCCGAGGGGATTGTTTCTGTCCTGCGCAACCTGCCGGCGGAAATTACCGGCGCTCTATGTTCCCGCGCCAGCCGGGCGTCCGGTTCGCTGCTTGAAGTGCTGCTGAAGGAATATATTTATCCGATCGTCAATGGAGATGACGCCACGCTGGCCCAGGAACTCGAAGATACGGTCGCCTTCCTGAAAGAGCACGGATTCAAGCACATCCTCAACAATCAGCGGGCGCAGGCGTTCTATTCCAAGTGGCTGTCGCAATATGGCGATGATTCGATCGCGCAGGTTACCGGCACGCACGTCCTGGTGTGGGGAATATCCCAGGTGGCGATGAAATTCATCGAAGACCAGCGCGTCGGGTTGGAGCCAATCGAAAAATCCACTCGCTATGTCCATTTCGGATCGAAGGTGGGCGGCCGCTATCTCTACTACATTCCGAAACCCGACCTGATCCGTCACGATCTGCTCGCCGACTATACCGCCACGATCGATCACCTGTTCGATACATATGTTGCGCTGCTGCCGCGCCTGCACCAGTGGCTGAAGACGAATTTCGACGAGAAGGATTCCATCCTCGAGAAGAAGGCGTTCGACACGCTGCGCGGTCTTCTGCCCATGGCGACGCTCGGCCAGGCCGCGTTCCGGGGAAATGCGCAGGCTTTTGAGTATCTGATCAATCGGACGGCGGCGCACCCTCTGGGCGAGCTGCGGTGGTTTGCGCACGAGATCAAGACGGAATTGGACAAGGAAATTCCATCGCTGCTGCTCCGCGTGGCCGACGAAAAATCGAAGGAATACCAGAAGTATCTGAACCGGCGCTATCAAGACGTGCGCCAAGCTCTTGGTGAAGTAGAAACGGAAACGGCGCCCAAAGCGCAGGTACGGCTGGTGGAATTCGATCCGGAATCGGAAACCAGGATCCTGGCGGGCATTATCTTCCAGCAGACGCATGCCGGCTGGGACGACGCCGTGAGGCAGGCGAAATCCCTTTCAGAGGACGCCAGGCGCCGGCTCCTCGAAGCATATGTCTGCAACCGTTCCGCGCGCTGGCAGAAGGTCGGCCGCGCCTTCGAGAATGCGTATCTGCGTTTTGAGATCGTGATGGATATCGGTTCGTATCGCGACCTGCATCGGCATCGCATGATGACGCAGGAGCGCCAGACGTTTTCGACGTTTCACGGATACAGTGTTCCGGTCGAATTGCAGCAGGCGGGGCTTGCGCCGGAATTCGAAGAGGCTTTGACGGGCGCGGACCGGCTGTTCCGGAAAATGGACGGCATCGACCGCGACCTCGCGCAATACGCCGTGCCTCTTGCGTATCGCATGCGTTTTCAGCAGTGGCAGAATTTCAGGCAGCTGTTCTGGGAAGCCGAGCTCCGCACGGTTTCACAGGGCCATCCGGACTACCGGTTCATCGAGCAGGAAAAGTACCGGCTGGTGAAAGAGAAGTTTCCGTTGATCGCTTCATTCATGCTGGTCGATATCAACGAATACGCGATCGCCCGCCGCGGCACCGAAGAGCAAATTGCGGCTAAGGAAAAGCGATTGATGGAGAAACTTCGCGAGAGGAAATAG
- a CDS encoding tetratricopeptide repeat protein — protein sequence MNRIEILKGFLNENPNDSFSRYALALEYAKIGQHDDALQEFETVQSNDPGYVATYFQLGQLYQKLGRTHDAEKTFRTGITVAAKAGDEHTRSELESALETIL from the coding sequence ATGAATCGCATCGAGATCCTTAAAGGCTTCCTGAACGAAAACCCGAATGACTCCTTCTCACGCTACGCGCTTGCCCTGGAATACGCCAAGATCGGGCAGCACGATGACGCGCTGCAGGAGTTTGAAACGGTCCAATCCAACGATCCCGGCTACGTTGCGACCTATTTTCAATTGGGACAGCTCTACCAGAAGCTGGGACGGACCCACGACGCGGAAAAAACGTTCCGCACCGGGATTACGGTCGCGGCGAAAGCCGGCGACGAGCACACCCGGAGTGAACTGGAAAGCGCACTGGAAACGATCCTATAA
- a CDS encoding lipase maturation factor family protein, translated as MGYFGSVQLSRFLLQRGFAAIYLIAFLVVRNQFKPLLGEHGLLPVPSFLKRVRFRDAPSIFCWHYSDRLLDGVAWAGLFLSALALIGVSEAGPFWLSATVWLTLWVFYLSIINVGQTFYAFGWESMLVEAGFFAAFLGPSRMQPSIVPILILRWMLFRTEFGAGMIKLRHDRCWRDLTCLFYHYETQPLPNPLSWYFHRLPKIVHRAGVLGSHFVQVGVPFALFAPQPFASLAGALIIFHQLWLIVSGNYSWLNWITVVLGFTALDDKVLRWILPIAMPQTVPRTVIEDVLMLAVGLGTILLSIQPARNLLSKSQLMNYSYNPFHLVNAYGAFGSVTKERYEIVIEGTADPEPLPGAQWEEYEFKGKPGNPMRRPPQVAPYHLRLDWLVWFLPFSVAVHSKGIRIPGYDRWFMRFIQRLLENDRPTLKLLRRNPFETRRPTFVRALFYRYRYSTAEERRRTGAWWIRKLVDVYLEPVSLADCRRGL; from the coding sequence ATGGGCTATTTCGGTAGCGTGCAACTCTCGCGATTTCTCCTGCAGCGCGGGTTCGCGGCCATCTACCTGATCGCATTTCTGGTTGTTCGGAATCAGTTCAAGCCGCTGCTCGGCGAACATGGACTTTTGCCCGTTCCGTCGTTTCTGAAACGGGTCCGTTTCCGGGATGCTCCAAGCATCTTCTGCTGGCATTATTCCGACCGGCTATTGGACGGCGTCGCATGGGCAGGTCTTTTCCTGTCCGCGCTTGCATTGATAGGCGTTTCGGAGGCCGGGCCGTTCTGGCTTTCGGCAACCGTCTGGCTCACGCTGTGGGTCTTCTATCTTTCGATTATCAATGTCGGCCAGACCTTCTATGCCTTCGGGTGGGAATCGATGCTGGTCGAAGCCGGATTTTTTGCCGCATTCCTGGGCCCTTCGCGGATGCAGCCTTCGATCGTTCCGATTCTCATTCTGCGCTGGATGCTGTTCCGCACCGAGTTCGGCGCCGGCATGATCAAGCTGCGCCATGACCGGTGCTGGCGCGATCTGACCTGCCTCTTCTACCACTACGAAACGCAGCCGCTGCCGAACCCCCTGAGCTGGTATTTCCATCGTCTTCCGAAGATCGTTCACCGGGCCGGCGTGCTGGGCAGCCATTTCGTTCAGGTCGGCGTTCCCTTCGCATTGTTTGCGCCGCAGCCGTTCGCTTCGCTGGCCGGAGCGCTGATCATCTTCCATCAACTCTGGCTGATTGTCAGCGGGAACTATTCGTGGTTGAACTGGATCACGGTCGTGCTGGGATTCACTGCCCTCGACGACAAAGTGCTGAGATGGATCCTTCCCATCGCGATGCCGCAGACTGTACCGCGCACGGTAATTGAAGACGTTCTGATGCTGGCGGTGGGGCTGGGCACCATCCTTCTGAGTATCCAGCCGGCACGGAATCTGCTTTCGAAAAGTCAGCTGATGAATTACAGCTACAACCCGTTTCACCTTGTGAACGCCTACGGCGCATTCGGCAGCGTCACGAAAGAGCGCTATGAAATTGTCATCGAGGGAACCGCCGATCCGGAGCCGCTGCCCGGCGCGCAGTGGGAAGAGTATGAATTCAAGGGAAAGCCCGGCAACCCGATGCGGAGGCCGCCGCAGGTGGCGCCGTATCACCTGCGGCTGGACTGGCTCGTCTGGTTCCTTCCGTTTTCAGTGGCGGTTCACTCCAAAGGCATCCGCATCCCGGGGTACGACCGCTGGTTTATGCGATTCATCCAAAGACTTCTGGAAAACGATCGCCCCACGCTGAAGCTCTTACGGCGAAATCCTTTCGAAACGCGCCGTCCCACC
- the ligD gene encoding DNA ligase D, with amino-acid sequence MGLEEYKKKRRFHETPEPEGEVKKSSGNSFVIQKHHATRLHYDFRLEMDGVLRSWAVPKGPSLDPDEKRLAMLTEDHPLDYGGFEGVIPKGNYGAGKVIIWDNGTYDMVDPKTPEAAWKKGKFHFVLHGRKLHGEWVLVRGSRDPRQWIFFKIRDDHANPQVVITEARPESVISGKLVDDMGAQKDTKQWVTPIERELENHGMKKPGHTAMPKSIQPMLATLSDKPFDSKEWLFELKLDGMRALVFKDGGKVEMWTRNGKSLAHRFPTLAAAVAGLPVETTILDGEIVALDEQGRAYFSRIQPRIHLSRAKDIAAADEQIPVYFYAFDLLYINGYNLMKFPLIDRKAVLQKLIQSNGGWIRFADHVEDEGRQFFETVARHDLEGIVAKLKKSPYQQARSRQWLKIKTHHTEAFVIGGFTPPDGSRKHFGALLLGLYDNGDLIFVGRTGSGFDDRALADAAKQLQPLITKKSPFKEVPVEVRKSTWVQPKLVCEVKFGEWTSDRKLRSPIFQGFRDDVDPKDCVLRDSVAGDPAEDSIGNSRLEIRDSKSDFQSRISNLEFPIEFTNLDKVFWPEDGYTKGDLIEYYDKVSPHLIPHLLDRPLVFERFPNGIHGKSFYQKDAPDHTPAWIRTQKIWAEDVRRDIRYFIGADPEQLLYIANTGNIQQNPWMSRVQHLEFADYLVFDLDPVEAPYSTVQKVALVVKDVLDELGLRGYPKTSGATGIHVHLPVLEKAFTYEDVRRFAEAVASVVVQRIPQYATIERVVKKRKPHEVYVDYLQNIRGKTVASVYSPRPRPGAPVSTPLKWSEFQKPIDPDAYTIKTIFKRLDRFGDLFEKALSDRQDVSGFLKVLKKK; translated from the coding sequence ATGGGACTTGAGGAATATAAAAAGAAACGGCGCTTCCACGAGACGCCGGAGCCCGAAGGCGAAGTCAAAAAAAGCAGCGGCAACAGCTTCGTCATCCAGAAACATCACGCCACGCGCCTCCATTACGACTTCCGCCTCGAAATGGACGGCGTGCTCCGGTCATGGGCCGTACCCAAAGGGCCGAGTCTCGATCCGGATGAGAAACGTCTCGCCATGCTCACCGAGGATCATCCGCTCGATTACGGCGGGTTTGAAGGTGTCATTCCGAAAGGGAACTACGGCGCCGGCAAAGTCATTATCTGGGACAATGGCACCTACGACATGGTCGATCCCAAAACCCCGGAGGCGGCCTGGAAGAAAGGCAAATTCCATTTCGTCCTGCACGGCAGAAAGCTTCACGGCGAGTGGGTCCTGGTGCGCGGCAGCCGTGATCCGCGGCAATGGATCTTCTTCAAGATTCGCGACGATCACGCCAACCCCCAAGTCGTCATCACCGAGGCCCGGCCCGAGTCGGTGATTTCCGGAAAGCTGGTAGACGACATGGGTGCGCAGAAGGACACCAAGCAATGGGTAACTCCCATCGAACGCGAACTCGAAAACCACGGGATGAAAAAGCCCGGCCATACGGCGATGCCGAAGTCGATTCAGCCGATGCTAGCGACCCTCAGCGACAAACCGTTCGACAGCAAAGAGTGGCTGTTCGAACTGAAACTCGACGGAATGCGCGCTCTCGTTTTCAAGGACGGCGGCAAAGTCGAGATGTGGACACGCAACGGAAAAAGCCTGGCGCACCGTTTCCCGACGTTGGCTGCCGCCGTCGCCGGCCTGCCGGTGGAAACCACCATCCTTGATGGCGAGATCGTTGCTCTCGATGAACAGGGCCGCGCGTACTTCAGCCGGATTCAGCCGCGCATTCACCTGTCCCGGGCGAAAGATATTGCGGCCGCCGACGAGCAGATTCCGGTCTACTTCTATGCCTTCGACCTGCTTTATATCAACGGCTACAACCTGATGAAGTTTCCCTTGATCGATCGCAAGGCGGTGCTGCAGAAACTCATCCAGAGCAACGGCGGATGGATTCGATTCGCCGACCATGTGGAGGACGAGGGCAGGCAATTCTTCGAGACAGTCGCCAGACACGATCTTGAAGGAATCGTCGCGAAGCTCAAGAAAAGTCCATATCAGCAGGCACGCTCCAGGCAGTGGCTCAAGATCAAGACGCATCATACGGAAGCATTTGTCATCGGAGGATTCACGCCTCCGGACGGCTCCCGCAAACACTTCGGCGCGCTCCTGCTGGGTCTGTACGATAACGGCGATCTGATCTTTGTCGGACGGACGGGCAGCGGTTTTGATGACCGGGCATTGGCCGATGCCGCAAAGCAGCTCCAGCCGTTGATTACAAAGAAGAGCCCCTTTAAGGAAGTTCCCGTGGAAGTACGAAAGTCGACCTGGGTCCAGCCGAAGCTGGTGTGCGAAGTGAAGTTCGGCGAATGGACCTCCGACAGAAAGCTCCGGTCGCCGATCTTTCAGGGCTTTCGTGATGATGTGGATCCAAAGGACTGCGTGTTGAGGGATAGCGTGGCGGGAGATCCAGCGGAGGACTCTATTGGAAATTCGAGATTGGAAATTCGAGATTCGAAATCGGATTTCCAATCTCGAATTTCGAATCTCGAATTTCCAATAGAATTCACGAACCTTGACAAGGTTTTCTGGCCCGAGGATGGATATACGAAAGGCGATCTGATTGAGTACTACGACAAAGTCTCGCCGCATCTCATACCGCACCTGCTCGACCGGCCGCTGGTCTTCGAACGTTTTCCCAACGGCATCCACGGCAAGTCTTTCTATCAAAAAGATGCGCCGGACCACACTCCGGCTTGGATCCGCACTCAGAAAATCTGGGCTGAAGATGTCCGGCGCGACATCCGGTACTTTATCGGCGCGGATCCCGAACAGTTGCTGTATATCGCTAACACCGGCAACATCCAGCAGAACCCCTGGATGTCGCGCGTTCAGCACCTGGAGTTCGCCGACTATCTGGTGTTCGACCTCGATCCTGTCGAAGCGCCTTATTCGACGGTGCAGAAGGTGGCGCTCGTCGTGAAAGATGTTCTCGATGAGCTTGGACTGCGCGGATATCCGAAGACATCGGGTGCCACCGGGATACACGTTCATCTGCCCGTGCTGGAGAAGGCGTTCACGTATGAAGACGTTCGGAGATTCGCCGAGGCGGTCGCTTCGGTGGTGGTTCAGCGGATTCCGCAGTACGCTACGATCGAACGCGTCGTGAAAAAGCGGAAGCCGCACGAGGTCTATGTCGACTACCTGCAGAACATCCGCGGCAAGACGGTCGCTTCGGTCTATTCGCCCAGGCCGCGGCCGGGCGCTCCGGTTTCAACGCCGCTGAAATGGAGTGAGTTCCAGAAACCGATTGATCCGGACGCGTACACGATCAAGACGATTTTCAAACGATTGGATAGATTTGGTGATCTCTTCGAGAAAGCGCTCTCGGATAGGCAAGATGTATCGGGATTTTTGAAGGTTTTGAAGAAAAAGTGA
- a CDS encoding 6-carboxytetrahydropterin synthase codes for MMKIGVTEYLDCAHFLPGHPKCGPLHGHTYKVEITIAGEPKSGMIMDFADLKRIAREVLARYDHRSWNDFLEYPSVENICELLSGKLKENLGFPFTLRVWEGHGKWAEI; via the coding sequence ATGATGAAGATTGGTGTGACCGAGTACCTGGATTGTGCACATTTCCTTCCAGGCCATCCCAAATGCGGACCGCTGCACGGACACACCTATAAAGTCGAAATCACCATTGCGGGCGAACCCAAAAGCGGCATGATCATGGACTTTGCGGACCTCAAGCGGATCGCCCGCGAAGTCCTGGCACGCTACGACCACCGCTCCTGGAATGATTTTCTCGAGTATCCTTCGGTCGAAAATATCTGTGAGTTACTCAGCGGCAAGCTGAAAGAAAACCTCGGGTTTCCATTCACGCTGCGCGTCTGGGAAGGCCACGGCAAATGGGCGGAGATTTAA